The nucleotide sequence ATGGGTCGAAAAAGACGCGTCGTTCGGTTAAGAAAGCTTAACCTCGAGGGgagaaaaaacaaagacaCTGCTTACCTATGACGTTTTGTTCCGCGAGATGCCGTGCCAAGACAAACAACAAGTCACGTGTACGGGATACACTCAAGAATATCAAGTTCTGGCCTCAGGGGCGTCTTGGCCAGACCAATCATTGGGGTCCAATATACgacactagaactagttctagctaCAAAGACACACTCACAACATCAAGTTCGGCCAGAAAAGATGACTGAATCATATATGAATGTGTATGTAATGTAGAGTGATGCCTTGATGCAAATCCTGTCGTTCTTATATGCAGCTTCACCGGCAAGTAGCCCCCGACATaaaagataataaaaaatCGCTAATGTTCTGCACTTCTCCCAACTCCTCCTGACCCCAATGCAAAGTTCGTTTTCGTTTCCTGTTCCGCATCAAACAGTGTCCTTCCTCCCTTGCCATCCTCACTCCTCCCTGGCATCAGCAGGGTggcatcctcgtcctcgtcttcACTCGCGCTGGTGCTGTTGACCCCTGCCCCCTCACCGCCTGCGCGGTGGTCCCCATGCACCGTCGCGCGCGCATCCTCCCTCATCCTTGTGATCTTGATGTAGTTGTAGGCCCCGATCGCCCCGATAGTGACCACCAGTCCGGATATGTTGATTATGGTAAGCGTGTCCCCAAACACTATGGATGCCGCCGAAATGGTTACCACTTCCTTGAAGATGCCCGCGATGGAAAGCGTCACTACCGAAGTCCGCTGCAGCAGAGCGAACTCGGACACGGTCATGGCGAAAGCAATGGCTCCAGGGAAAATAACGATGGCAGGCGCCGCCAGGGCTCCTTTAGCGGCCGCGAGCGCCTTGAAGCCCTCAACCAGCTCCCCGAGGCCCTCAACGAATACGGCGATGGTGAAGAGCGTCAGGAACATGATGGGCGCGAGAAAGAAGATGCTCGAGAAGGGGTTCGACGTTGCCGGGTTGCGGAGAAGCAGGATCTGCGTGAGGGCCCAGCGGAACCCCGAGAAGAAGGCTGCCGAGATGACCAAGAAGAATCCTCCCAGTTTGAACTCGACCTCGCCGGCAACCATCATGACGACACCGGCCGTCATGGTAGCGATGATGGCCACAAGGCGCCATGTAGGAGCCTCGAGGCGGAAAAGGAAGGCAAACATGAGCACGAATGCCAGAGATGAGGATTTACACATTGCTGTAGCCAGTTAGCCGAGGACCCAGTTTTCGCAGCGGTGATGTGATGGCTATGACACCTACTATAAAATGTCAAGGTGATGAATCGTAAACTGGTATTTCCCAATCCAATATCCAACCCTGTGGCCGCCCCGCAAGGCCCGATCCGCGTCAAGTAGAACCATTTAGTCATGATGGGTCTTTCAGGCTCAGATTCATGTCTCGATTGGCCCATGTCGGATTTATATCCGTTGCGTGGCCTTAATGAAGGGAAAAAGTATAAAACCAAGCTCGATAGTGCGAACTGGATCACCATGTGAATCGATGTTGTAAACATGGGGAAGCGGAAATCCAGTTCTTTAGAATCGAACATCCACTTATTGTACTGTAGTTGACAAGACGGAATGTTAGCGGAGTGAGCTGTAAAGACACTAGGGGTAAGGGGTGCCCGAGGTTACGAACAATTGAAATACCCAGCGAGAACAGGTACCATAGTCCAATGAGCACTCCGTTGATCACGAGATTACGCATGACGTTTTTATCCGCCTCACGCTTCTCCTCTTCGGATATGGTACCACCCCGGACTATCCTCTGGTCGAACTGAGTGTTCCTTCTCCTCTTATCCCGCTTACGGTCCCTGTGTTTCCTGGTCAATCCGGCCTCTTCATCATCGTGTAGGTCCTCGTCCGAGAGGCcactgtcgtcgtcgtctgtTTCCAGCCGTCTTCCGCCCTGAACCTCGTTATCCCTGTCGTCCGCGGTCCCATGCGGCTTCCGATCTTCAGGACCCCGACTCCGAGTAGCCGGGCTGGTGTGCGTACTCCtccgccgccgatgccccTGCGGGGCGGCCATTGAATCCATCTCGAACTCCTCGATGCGTCGCACGCGGTCCGAACCTGAGGGCGCGGCAAAGGAGGTTGTGTTTGCGGGCGACGGGGTGCTCGAGGACCGCGAGGGTGTGGCGATTGCGGACGAGGTGTTGGACGACAATGAGTCTTGTTGGTTGATCGTCAGCAGGTTAGGCAACGTTTGGCCCTGCCGCTGAGATGCTGATGAGGGAGATGGTGCGGTTGAGGACGATGAGGACGAAGCACCGGCAACGGCGCCCAAACGGGAGGTCATGGTCCTTTTGACGGGATCCGAAGGGTGGGgagaggtaggtacctcggGTTTTAAAAGaactaaaaaagaaaaattggGCAGACCGCTTCGCCGCTGATCACATTGTTATGACCCAACGAACCAGGTGTTGCCTAGGGGGAAAAACAACCTTGGCGGCAGTTGGATTGGGGGTTTAGACTGTGCGGGCTACCTGGCACTGACACTGGCGCAAATGCACTTTTTCCGCGCGGGCATTGTTCATCGGGGGTTGAAGATGGACGTGTCGTGTGCTGAGTTAGTTAACTGTTAATTGTTGCCGTACCGCTGCCGTGTGGAGCTTAAGGAGTTGATTCAAGCCAATCAATCCCCTTACTTGTTTTGGTAAGGCCCCTGCGGAGTTGGGAGCTAATTCTGGGCATGCATGGTCCACCTCGAGGTACGGAGTACCTTACCTTTGGATGGCGGATGGATTGGGCCAAGAAGGGGTCCGCCAGTTCCGGGTGCCGATTAAACCCAAGCAATTAGTGCTGGGCTACACAGAAAGCAAGCAAGTCGACGAGTCATCAGGGGTAATGCTGGATGATGAGAATCGGGCATTGGGAGTCCATGTTTGTCGGCTTTATTCTTCAAAGGTTTACACCCGTATGTACTTGTGAGAGATTTTGCTTGTTGGTGACGCTGCGGCTTGTATTGATCTTGTTCTTTTCCGCGGTAGGGTCGTCGTATTTTCTTTCATCCAGACCTAAAAGAGACCTGAGGTCATAAAAAGTCAAAGGGTTGCGCCAGGCAGACAC is from Pyricularia oryzae 70-15 chromosome 2, whole genome shotgun sequence and encodes:
- a CDS encoding nucleotide-sugar transporter, which translates into the protein MTSRLGAVAGASSSSSSTAPSPSSASQRQGQTLPNLLTINQQDSLSSNTSSAIATPSRSSSTPSPANTTSFAAPSGSDRVRRIEEFEMDSMAAPQGHRRRRSTHTSPATRSRGPEDRKPHGTADDRDNEVQGGRRLETDDDDSGLSDEDLHDDEEAGLTRKHRDRKRDKRRRNTQFDQRIVRGGTISEEEKREADKNVMRNLVINGVLIGLWYLFSLGISIYNKWMFDSKELDFRFPMFTTSIHMVIQFALSSLVLYFFPSLRPRNGYKSDMGQSRHESEPERPIMTKWFYLTRIGPCGAATGLDIGLGNTSLRFITLTFYTMCKSSSLAFVLMFAFLFRLEAPTWRLVAIIATMTAGVVMMVAGEVEFKLGGFFLVISAAFFSGFRWALTQILLLRNPATSNPFSSIFFLAPIMFLTLFTIAVFVEGLGELVEGFKALAAAKGALAAPAIVIFPGAIAFAMTVSEFALLQRTSVVTLSIAGIFKEVVTISAASIVFGDTLTIINISGLVVTIGAIGAYNYIKITRMREDARATVHGDHRAGGEGAGVNSTSASEDEDEDATLLMPGRSEDGKGGRTLFDAEQETKTNFALGSGGVGRSAEH